A genomic region of Xyrauchen texanus isolate HMW12.3.18 chromosome 29, RBS_HiC_50CHRs, whole genome shotgun sequence contains the following coding sequences:
- the LOC127622915 gene encoding gem-associated protein 7-like, translating to MKPTVSVLRLPRGPDLNSRGFDPNSPRFIALCPTSISSSSSLSGTGIKEEQRLRSELRERFLRTLLLMTDKEMQFNMYEKVQVRAKFGASDIDVLNFQVSDLETPLGVQKEALLRCQDVISCSFEL from the coding sequence ATGAAACCTACAGTGAGTGTACTGCGGCTGCCCAGAGGTCCGGACTTGAACAGCCGCGGTTTCGACCCGAACTCCCCCCGATTCATCGCGCTGTGTCCTACTTCCATCTCCTCTTCATCGTCATTATCGGGGACCGGGATTAAAGAGGAGCAGCGGCTACGATCGGAGCTGCGGGAGAGATTTCTGCGGACGCTGCTATTGATGACCGACAAAGAAATGCAGTTCAACATGTATGAGAAAGTGCAGGTCCGAGCGAAGTTCGGGGCCTCCGACATAGACGTCCTGAATTTTCAGGTATCTGATTTGGAGACTCCTCTTGGGGTGCAGAAAGAAGCCCTTTTGAGGTGCCAGGATGTTATTTCATGCTCGTTTGAACTGTGA
- the LOC127622912 gene encoding uncharacterized protein LOC127622912, with product MPCASHSLNLVIVDAAKSTVESVSFFGVLQRLYTIFSSSTQRWAIFKTNVPQMMTLKAISNTRWECRVESVKVLRYQLPAVGEALLSLVDHATKKGDSETASAARGLEQEITSWKFLLTVIIWYNILHEVNRVSKLLQSPQVGIDVLQCEVGYVLKFLKEYRENGLSSAQTDARDIVEEMEMPMVFPTSRGRKPKHQFPYESQNLDPSLTVTREEMFRRDVFLPLVDSAITGTSERFKLMETFHGLFGFIYGREEMKRAVESYTLKDSCANIEKTLGDVDAAELVREVSTAVTAVPAKETTGLQILSYIYRNNLVELYPNLSIALRLMMTVPVTVASGERSFSRLKLIKTHLRSTMLQERLSALAQISIEHEVTKSLDKDELIRAFSALKHRRVDF from the exons ATGCCATGTGCCAGCCACAGTCTAAACCTCGTCATTGTAGATGCTGCGAAGTCAACAGTGGAGTCTGTGAGCTTCTTTGGGGTGCTGCAACGTCTGTACACCATTTTCAGCTCCTCCACACAGAGATGGGCGATTTTCAAGACAAACGTACCACAGATGATGACCCTAAAGGCCATATCCAACACGCGATGGGAATGCCGCGTGGAAAGTGTGAAAGTGCTGCGTTATCAGCTTCCTGCTGTCGGCGAAGCTCTTCTTTCACTGGTCGATCATGCAACAAAAAAag gTGACAGTGAGACTGCGTCTGCTGCCAGAGGCCTCGAACAGGAGATAACAAGCTGGAAATTCCTGCTGACTGTCATCATCTGGTACAACATTCTCCATGAGGTGAATCGTGTCAGCAAGCTGCTCCAGAGCCCACAAGTTGGGATTGATGTGCTACAGTGCGAGGTGGGATATGTTCTTAAATTCCTAAAAGAATACAGAGAGAACGGCCTTTCATCCGCCCAGACAGATGCTAGAGACATCGTGGAAGAGATGGAGATGCCAATGGTCTTCCCCACTTCACGAGGCCGAAAACCCAAACACCAGTTTCCGTACGAGTCCCAAAATCTGGATCCTTCCTTGACAGTGACACGCGAGGAAATGTTCAGGAGAGATGTTTTCCTCCCACTAGTGGACTCTGCCATTACAGGCACTAGTGAGCGCTTTAAGTTGATGGAGACATTTCATGGTCTGTTTGGTTTCATTTATGGAAGAGAGGAAATGAAAAGGGCCGTGGAAAGTTACACCCTCAAAGACAGCTGCGCAAACATAGAAAAAACCCTCGGCGATGTGGACGCTGCGGAACTTGTGCGCGAGGTGTCAACTGCTGTCACTGCCGTGCCGGCAAAAGAAACCACTGGCCTGCAGATTCTGAGCTACATTTACAGAAACAATTTAGTTGAACTGTATCCAAACCTCAGCATTGCTCTCCGACTCATGATGACAGTGCCTGTGACTGTAGCAAGCGGAGAGAGGAGTTTCTCTCGCTTGAAGCTAATAAAAACACACCTGAGGTCAACAATGCTCCAGGAGCGGCTGTCAGCTCTGGCTCAGATTTCAATTGAGCACGAGGTGACAAAATCGCTGGACAAAGATGAACTTATCAGGGCATTCTCAGCACTCAAACACAGAAGGGTGGATTTCTGA
- the LOC127623055 gene encoding toll/interleukin-1 receptor domain-containing adapter protein-like, producing the protein MGNSTFSNSSCSPEQLNCKAHCISSCSTESSVSSSFSYEKSSITAKSSSSEKPLPSVLFSSFRSTRSYDICVCHNDKDIDQAQSLSSFLEDPSKGLRCYLQERDCPLGGAVSSELLQAVHDSHCWVLLITPNFLNDGWCLYQMQQVLSEGPMSQRIIPAVLNMPISELPQELRFVFSVDLNINKEAGYKQMYKTVIHYLKDMLEKEIFCKVSESGD; encoded by the exons ATGGGTAACTCTACTTTTAGCAATTCCAGCTGCTCCCCTGAACAATTGAACTGCAAAGCCCACTGTATATCCAGCTGCTCTACGGAATCTAGTGTTTCCTCTTCCTTTTCCTATGAAAAATCTTCCATCACAGCCAAGTCATCCTCCTCAGAAAAACCTCTGCCCTCCGTGCTCTTCTCTTCCTTCCGTTCAACTCGCAGTTATGACATTTGTGTCTGTCACAATGATAAGGACATTGATCAAGCACAGAGTTTGTCCTCTTTCCTGGAGGACCCTTCTAAAGGTCTGCGCTGTTACCTGCAGGAAAGGGACTGTCCACTAGGAGGTGCTGTGTCTTCTGAGCTCCTGCAGGCAGTGCATGACAGCCACTGCTGGGTTTTGCTCATCACTCCAAACTTTCTGAACGATGGCTGGTGCTTGTATCAGATGCAGCAGGTCCTGTCTGAGGGGCCCATGTCACAGAGGATCATCCCAGCTGTACTAAATATGCCCATATCTGAGCTTCCACAGGAACTGCGCTTTGTTTTTTCTGTggatttaaatataaacaaagagGCTGGctacaaacaaatgtacaagacaGTCATTCATT atttgaAGGACATGCTCGAGAAGGAAATATTCTGCAAAGTGTCTGAAAGCGGAGATTAG